A single genomic interval of Camelina sativa cultivar DH55 chromosome 11, Cs, whole genome shotgun sequence harbors:
- the LOC104727371 gene encoding calcium uniporter protein 3, mitochondrial, which translates to MSSKKSLVQGLFNISKTYSRISGFTRMRPTKPDAGDSGIRRRFLHKRAFFSPEIVPKGGNLMDKLRELSLSNNNRIRLDEMLPPPSPAKSSPEFFPAVTVEDVKKLMRAAEMEMVKSRLRDIGKNWVPYSEFLRVCGENSSDPEQGNRVANMLDQAGNVIVLGKLVCLKPDELTSAMAGLIPTHEPTLDAATRQEFEKLEMIKSDIDKRADDLVRKELWAGLGLIMAQTLGFFRLTFWELSWDVMEPICFYVTSTYFMAGYAFFLRTSKEPSFEGFYKSRFETKQKKLIKMLDFDIDRFTKLQKMHHRPGFTKPGRC; encoded by the exons ATGTCGTCGAAGAAATCCCTAGTTCAAGGTCTCTTCAACATTTCCAAAACCTATTCCCGGATCTCGGGTTTTACCCGTATGCGTCCCACCAAACCCGACGCCGGAGACTCTGGTATCCGCCGGAGATTTCTTCACAAGAGGGCATTTTTCTCGCCGGAGATTGTTCCCAAAGGAGGCAACTTGATGGATAAACTCAGGGAGTTGAGTTTGTCCAACAATAACCGTATTCGTCTCGACGAGATGCTTCCCCCACCTTCTCCGGCGAAATCATCACCGGAGTTTTTCCCGGCGGTCACCGTGGAAGACGTGAAGAAGCTCATGAGAGCAGCGGAGATGGAGATGGTGAAATCGAGGCTGAGAGATATTGGCAAGAATTGGGTTCCTTATTCCGAGTTTCTCCGGGTATGCGGAGAAAACAGTTCGGATCCTGAACAAGGTAACCGGGTCGCGAATATGCTTGACCAAGCTGGAAACGTCATCGTTTTGGGAAAACTCGTCTGCCTTAAACCCGATGag CTAACAAGCGCCATGGCTGGTCTGATTCCGACGCACGAACCCACTCTCGACGCCGCGACAAGGCAAGAGTTTGAGAAACTTGAGATGATTAAGTCAGATATCGACAAAAGAGCGGATGATCTGGTTCGAAAAGAATTATGGGCCGGATTAGGCCTGATAATGGCCCAAACGCTTGGATTTTTTAGGCTGACGTTTTGGGAACTGTCGTGGGACGTGATGGAACCCATATGCTTCTACGTAACCTCGACTTATTTCATGGCTGGTTACGCGTTCTTCCTCCGTACTTCAAAGGAACCTTCCTTTGAAGGTTTTTACAAAAGCCGGTTCGAGACCAAGCAGAAAAAGTTGATTAAAATGCTTGATTTCGATATTGATCGTTTCACCAAGCTACAGAAGATGCATCATCGTCCAGGCTTTACTAAACCTGGTCGTTGTTGA
- the LOC104727373 gene encoding protein DA1-related 3-like isoform X3: MWLFSRSKHDPSKEISRHGNEDRRAREKIEIAKAKQESLKQEEEEKSRLEKSKQKGKTKQVDDGDDHVEDERQVKPPKDHVDEKDVNPPPSICRGCNSAIEDGIKFDAFDVPWHPPCLILHSQQLPIATNKIPCYVCNKKIKREFHAHPFWKEIYCPGHDDDGTAKCCSCERLESYGTKYVMLPDGRWLCRECMECAVMDTVEGHYLHLEIGEFFEGLNRKIHKEFPVFLVEKEVLNIAEKEEKIQDNHYGMVTRGICLSEEQTVKSVTKWRKMGPNNQLISDMAWKSQKVIGKSEVTAILILYGLPRVLTGYILAHEMMHAWLRLNGYKKLNNVLEEGLCQVLGHMWLEPQTYATPDVVVVAAVDASTASSSSSSSSSRNPTAITTSKKRAPSGYEKKLVEFFKYQIETDESPVYGEGFKKVNKMMASNNYNLEDTLKKIVSISKNAPSSKS, from the exons ATGTGGTTATTCTCCCGGTCCAAACATGATCCATCCAAG GAAATTTCACGGCATGGAAACGAAGATCGCAGGGCACGTGAAAAGATTGAGATTGCTAAGGCAAAGCAAGAAAGTTTGAagcaagaggaggaggagaagagcaGATTAGAAAAGTCAAAGCAAAAAGGCAAAACTAAGCAAGtggatgatggtgatgatcatGTGGAGGATGAGAGACAAGTTAAGCCTCCCAAAGATCATGTGGATGAGAAAGATGTGAATCCTCCTCCTAg CATATGCCGTGGTTGCAACTCTGCGATTGAAGATGGAATAAAGTTCGATGCCTTTGATGTTCCTTGGCATCCTCCGTGTTTAATCCTTCATTCTCAACAATTGCCAATTGCTACGAACAAG ATTCCATGCTATGTCTGTAATAAGAAG ATTAAAAGAGAGTTCCATGCTCATCCGTTCTGGAAGGAGATATACTGCCCTGGTCATGACGATGACGGAACTGCCAAGTGTTGCAGCTGCGAAAGATTAGAG TCTTATGGGACGAAGTATGTAATGCTTCCAGATGGTCGATGGCTTTGTCGAGAATGTATGGAATGCGCTGTTATGGATACTGTTGAAGGTCATTACTTACATTTGGAAATCGGTGAATTTTTCGAAGGCTTAAACAGGAAGATCCACAAAGAGTTTCCTGTTTTTTTGGTAGAGAAAGAAGTGCTGAACATagctgaaaaagaagagaagatt CAGGACAATCATTATGGGATGGTTACCAGAGGTATTTGCCTGTCTGAAGAGCAGACGGTCAAAAGT gtCACAAAATGGCGAAAGATGGGGCCTAACAATCAGCTAATTTCAGACATGGCATGGAAATCTCAAAAGGTTATAGGCAAGAGCGAGGTCACTGCAATTCTCATCTTATATGGACTTCCTAG GGTCCTGACTGGATATATCTTGGCTCATGAGATGATGCATGCGTGGCTTAGACTCAACG GTTATAAAAAGCTAAACAATGTACTCGAAGAAGGATTATGCCAAGTCTTAGGCCATATGTGGTTGGAGCCTCAGACATACGCCACTCCAGacgtagtagtagtagcagcagTAGATGCatcaacagcttcttcttcttcttcgtcttcttcttcccgaAATCCTACAGCTATAACCACATCAAAGAAACGTGCGCCATCTGGATATGAGAAGAAGCTCGTGGAGTTTTTCAAGTATCAGATAGAAACAGATGAATCACCAGTCTACGGTGAAGGGTTCAAGAAAGTTAACAAGATGATGGCCTCAAATAATTACAACCTTGAGGATACCCTGAAAAAGATCGTTAGTATTTCCAAGAATGCACCATCTTCAAAGTCTTGA
- the LOC104727373 gene encoding protein DA1-related 3-like isoform X4, giving the protein MWLFSRSKHDPSKDDRKTAKEISRHGNEDRRAREKIEIAKAKQESLKQEEEEKSRLEKSKQKGKTKQVDDGDDHVEDERQVKPPKDHVDEKDVNPPPSICRGCNSAIEDGIKFDAFDVPWHPPCLILHSQQLPIATNKIKREFHAHPFWKEIYCPGHDDDGTAKCCSCERLESYGTKYVMLPDGRWLCRECMECAVMDTVEGHYLHLEIGEFFEGLNRKIHKEFPVFLVEKEVLNIAEKEEKIQDNHYGMVTRGICLSEEQTVKSVTKWRKMGPNNQLISDMAWKSQKVIGKSEVTAILILYGLPRVLTGYILAHEMMHAWLRLNGYKKLNNVLEEGLCQVLGHMWLEPQTYATPDVVVVAAVDASTASSSSSSSSSRNPTAITTSKKRAPSGYEKKLVEFFKYQIETDESPVYGEGFKKVNKMMASNNYNLEDTLKKIVSISKNAPSSKS; this is encoded by the exons ATGTGGTTATTCTCCCGGTCCAAACATGATCCATCCAAG GATGATCGCAAAACCGCCAAGGAAATTTCACGGCATGGAAACGAAGATCGCAGGGCACGTGAAAAGATTGAGATTGCTAAGGCAAAGCAAGAAAGTTTGAagcaagaggaggaggagaagagcaGATTAGAAAAGTCAAAGCAAAAAGGCAAAACTAAGCAAGtggatgatggtgatgatcatGTGGAGGATGAGAGACAAGTTAAGCCTCCCAAAGATCATGTGGATGAGAAAGATGTGAATCCTCCTCCTAg CATATGCCGTGGTTGCAACTCTGCGATTGAAGATGGAATAAAGTTCGATGCCTTTGATGTTCCTTGGCATCCTCCGTGTTTAATCCTTCATTCTCAACAATTGCCAATTGCTACGAACAAG ATTAAAAGAGAGTTCCATGCTCATCCGTTCTGGAAGGAGATATACTGCCCTGGTCATGACGATGACGGAACTGCCAAGTGTTGCAGCTGCGAAAGATTAGAG TCTTATGGGACGAAGTATGTAATGCTTCCAGATGGTCGATGGCTTTGTCGAGAATGTATGGAATGCGCTGTTATGGATACTGTTGAAGGTCATTACTTACATTTGGAAATCGGTGAATTTTTCGAAGGCTTAAACAGGAAGATCCACAAAGAGTTTCCTGTTTTTTTGGTAGAGAAAGAAGTGCTGAACATagctgaaaaagaagagaagatt CAGGACAATCATTATGGGATGGTTACCAGAGGTATTTGCCTGTCTGAAGAGCAGACGGTCAAAAGT gtCACAAAATGGCGAAAGATGGGGCCTAACAATCAGCTAATTTCAGACATGGCATGGAAATCTCAAAAGGTTATAGGCAAGAGCGAGGTCACTGCAATTCTCATCTTATATGGACTTCCTAG GGTCCTGACTGGATATATCTTGGCTCATGAGATGATGCATGCGTGGCTTAGACTCAACG GTTATAAAAAGCTAAACAATGTACTCGAAGAAGGATTATGCCAAGTCTTAGGCCATATGTGGTTGGAGCCTCAGACATACGCCACTCCAGacgtagtagtagtagcagcagTAGATGCatcaacagcttcttcttcttcttcgtcttcttcttcccgaAATCCTACAGCTATAACCACATCAAAGAAACGTGCGCCATCTGGATATGAGAAGAAGCTCGTGGAGTTTTTCAAGTATCAGATAGAAACAGATGAATCACCAGTCTACGGTGAAGGGTTCAAGAAAGTTAACAAGATGATGGCCTCAAATAATTACAACCTTGAGGATACCCTGAAAAAGATCGTTAGTATTTCCAAGAATGCACCATCTTCAAAGTCTTGA
- the LOC104727373 gene encoding protein DA1-related 3-like isoform X1, which translates to MWLFSRSKHDPSKDDRKTAKEISRHGNEDRRAREKIEIAKAKQESLKQEEEEKSRLEKSKQKGKTKQVDDGDDHVEDERQVKPPKDHVDEKDVNPPPSICRGCNSAIEDGIKFDAFDVPWHPPCLILHSQQLPIATNKIPCYVCNKKIKREFHAHPFWKEIYCPGHDDDGTAKCCSCERLESYGTKYVMLPDGRWLCRECMECAVMDTVEGHYLHLEIGEFFEGLNRKIHKEFPVFLVEKEVLNIAEKEEKIQDNHYGMVTRGICLSEEQTVKSVTKWRKMGPNNQLISDMAWKSQKVIGKSEVTAILILYGLPRVLTGYILAHEMMHAWLRLNGYKKLNNVLEEGLCQVLGHMWLEPQTYATPDVVVVAAVDASTASSSSSSSSSRNPTAITTSKKRAPSGYEKKLVEFFKYQIETDESPVYGEGFKKVNKMMASNNYNLEDTLKKIVSISKNAPSSKS; encoded by the exons ATGTGGTTATTCTCCCGGTCCAAACATGATCCATCCAAG GATGATCGCAAAACCGCCAAGGAAATTTCACGGCATGGAAACGAAGATCGCAGGGCACGTGAAAAGATTGAGATTGCTAAGGCAAAGCAAGAAAGTTTGAagcaagaggaggaggagaagagcaGATTAGAAAAGTCAAAGCAAAAAGGCAAAACTAAGCAAGtggatgatggtgatgatcatGTGGAGGATGAGAGACAAGTTAAGCCTCCCAAAGATCATGTGGATGAGAAAGATGTGAATCCTCCTCCTAg CATATGCCGTGGTTGCAACTCTGCGATTGAAGATGGAATAAAGTTCGATGCCTTTGATGTTCCTTGGCATCCTCCGTGTTTAATCCTTCATTCTCAACAATTGCCAATTGCTACGAACAAG ATTCCATGCTATGTCTGTAATAAGAAG ATTAAAAGAGAGTTCCATGCTCATCCGTTCTGGAAGGAGATATACTGCCCTGGTCATGACGATGACGGAACTGCCAAGTGTTGCAGCTGCGAAAGATTAGAG TCTTATGGGACGAAGTATGTAATGCTTCCAGATGGTCGATGGCTTTGTCGAGAATGTATGGAATGCGCTGTTATGGATACTGTTGAAGGTCATTACTTACATTTGGAAATCGGTGAATTTTTCGAAGGCTTAAACAGGAAGATCCACAAAGAGTTTCCTGTTTTTTTGGTAGAGAAAGAAGTGCTGAACATagctgaaaaagaagagaagatt CAGGACAATCATTATGGGATGGTTACCAGAGGTATTTGCCTGTCTGAAGAGCAGACGGTCAAAAGT gtCACAAAATGGCGAAAGATGGGGCCTAACAATCAGCTAATTTCAGACATGGCATGGAAATCTCAAAAGGTTATAGGCAAGAGCGAGGTCACTGCAATTCTCATCTTATATGGACTTCCTAG GGTCCTGACTGGATATATCTTGGCTCATGAGATGATGCATGCGTGGCTTAGACTCAACG GTTATAAAAAGCTAAACAATGTACTCGAAGAAGGATTATGCCAAGTCTTAGGCCATATGTGGTTGGAGCCTCAGACATACGCCACTCCAGacgtagtagtagtagcagcagTAGATGCatcaacagcttcttcttcttcttcgtcttcttcttcccgaAATCCTACAGCTATAACCACATCAAAGAAACGTGCGCCATCTGGATATGAGAAGAAGCTCGTGGAGTTTTTCAAGTATCAGATAGAAACAGATGAATCACCAGTCTACGGTGAAGGGTTCAAGAAAGTTAACAAGATGATGGCCTCAAATAATTACAACCTTGAGGATACCCTGAAAAAGATCGTTAGTATTTCCAAGAATGCACCATCTTCAAAGTCTTGA
- the LOC104727373 gene encoding protein DA1-related 3-like isoform X2, with translation MWLFSRSKHDPSKDDRKTAKEISRHGNEDRRAREKIEIAKAKQESLKQEEEEKSRLEKSKQKGKTKQVDDGDDHVEDERQVKPPKDHVDEKDVNPPPSICRGCNSAIEDGIKFDAFDVPWHPPCLILHSQQLPIATNKIPCYVCNKKIKREFHAHPFWKEIYCPGHDDDGTAKCCSCERLESYGTKYVMLPDGRWLCRECMECAVMDTVEGHYLHLEIGEFFEGLNRKIHKEFPVFLVEKEVLNIAEKEEKIDNHYGMVTRGICLSEEQTVKSVTKWRKMGPNNQLISDMAWKSQKVIGKSEVTAILILYGLPRVLTGYILAHEMMHAWLRLNGYKKLNNVLEEGLCQVLGHMWLEPQTYATPDVVVVAAVDASTASSSSSSSSSRNPTAITTSKKRAPSGYEKKLVEFFKYQIETDESPVYGEGFKKVNKMMASNNYNLEDTLKKIVSISKNAPSSKS, from the exons ATGTGGTTATTCTCCCGGTCCAAACATGATCCATCCAAG GATGATCGCAAAACCGCCAAGGAAATTTCACGGCATGGAAACGAAGATCGCAGGGCACGTGAAAAGATTGAGATTGCTAAGGCAAAGCAAGAAAGTTTGAagcaagaggaggaggagaagagcaGATTAGAAAAGTCAAAGCAAAAAGGCAAAACTAAGCAAGtggatgatggtgatgatcatGTGGAGGATGAGAGACAAGTTAAGCCTCCCAAAGATCATGTGGATGAGAAAGATGTGAATCCTCCTCCTAg CATATGCCGTGGTTGCAACTCTGCGATTGAAGATGGAATAAAGTTCGATGCCTTTGATGTTCCTTGGCATCCTCCGTGTTTAATCCTTCATTCTCAACAATTGCCAATTGCTACGAACAAG ATTCCATGCTATGTCTGTAATAAGAAG ATTAAAAGAGAGTTCCATGCTCATCCGTTCTGGAAGGAGATATACTGCCCTGGTCATGACGATGACGGAACTGCCAAGTGTTGCAGCTGCGAAAGATTAGAG TCTTATGGGACGAAGTATGTAATGCTTCCAGATGGTCGATGGCTTTGTCGAGAATGTATGGAATGCGCTGTTATGGATACTGTTGAAGGTCATTACTTACATTTGGAAATCGGTGAATTTTTCGAAGGCTTAAACAGGAAGATCCACAAAGAGTTTCCTGTTTTTTTGGTAGAGAAAGAAGTGCTGAACATagctgaaaaagaagagaagatt GACAATCATTATGGGATGGTTACCAGAGGTATTTGCCTGTCTGAAGAGCAGACGGTCAAAAGT gtCACAAAATGGCGAAAGATGGGGCCTAACAATCAGCTAATTTCAGACATGGCATGGAAATCTCAAAAGGTTATAGGCAAGAGCGAGGTCACTGCAATTCTCATCTTATATGGACTTCCTAG GGTCCTGACTGGATATATCTTGGCTCATGAGATGATGCATGCGTGGCTTAGACTCAACG GTTATAAAAAGCTAAACAATGTACTCGAAGAAGGATTATGCCAAGTCTTAGGCCATATGTGGTTGGAGCCTCAGACATACGCCACTCCAGacgtagtagtagtagcagcagTAGATGCatcaacagcttcttcttcttcttcgtcttcttcttcccgaAATCCTACAGCTATAACCACATCAAAGAAACGTGCGCCATCTGGATATGAGAAGAAGCTCGTGGAGTTTTTCAAGTATCAGATAGAAACAGATGAATCACCAGTCTACGGTGAAGGGTTCAAGAAAGTTAACAAGATGATGGCCTCAAATAATTACAACCTTGAGGATACCCTGAAAAAGATCGTTAGTATTTCCAAGAATGCACCATCTTCAAAGTCTTGA
- the LOC104727372 gene encoding protein DA1-related 3-like, which translates to MWFVSCFRRDPSKDDIETAKKISLHEEEDRRAREQIEIKRAKEKSLEQADQKPDAKRGLEESKEKGKSKQVDVDQDVQKLPHTTSMETFKGKEQINHSKDDVQEDVVNLPPSICIGGKSEIRDAIPENPQCLCCFHCHKPIATHEVLKKGKFHLECYKEHRHPTCYVCKQKIPSTEEGIKYNKHPFWKKKYCPCHDNDGTAKCCSCERLEESFGTKYVMLADGRWLCRECMEYAVMDTDECHDLHVEIREFFEGLFLKVDKEFPLLLVEKQALNKAEEEEKKIDYHRAAVTRGLCMSEEQPVTIIKRRPRIGPNNQLIEMVTETQRVTGCEVTGILILYGFPRLLTGYILAHEMMHAWLRLNGYKNLKLELEEGLCQALGLRWLESRTFASTDAAASVASSSSSPAPPAVNTSKKSDEWSDFEKKFVEFCMNQIKEDDSPVYGHGFKQVYQMMVSNNYSLKGTLKEIVSVSKATPDSKF; encoded by the exons ATGTGGTTCGTCTCCTGCTTCAGACGTGATCCATCTAAG GATGATATTGAAACCGCCAAGAAAATTTCattacatgaagaagaagaccgCAGGGCACGTGAACAGATTGAGATTAAAAGGGCAAAGGAAAAAAGTTTGGAGCAAGCTGATCAGAAACCGGATGCAAAGAGAGGATTAGAAGAGTCCAAGGAGAAAGGCAAAAGCAAGCAAGTGGATGTTGATCAAGACGTTCAGAAGCTTCCACATACTACTAGTATGGAGACTTTTAAGGGTAAGGAACAAATTAACCATTCCAAAGATGATGTTCAAGAAGATGTAGTGAATCTTCCTCCTAG CATATGCATTGGTGGCAAATCTGAGATTAGAGATGCAATACCTGAAAACCCTCAATGCCTATGTTGCTTTCATTGCCACAAACCAATTGCTACGCACGAG GTTttaaagaaaggaaaatttCACTTAGAATGCTACAAGGAGCACCGTCATCCTACCTGCTATGTCTGCAAACAAAAG ATTCCTTCAACTGAGGAAGGTATAAAGTACAATAAGCATCCGTTCTGGAAAAAGAAATACTGTCCTTGTCATGACAATGATGGAACTGCCAAGTGTTGCAGCTGTGAAAGATTAGAAGAG TCTTTTGGAACCAAGTATGTAATGCTTGCAGATGGTCGATGGCTGTGTCGTGAATGTATGGAATACGCGGTTATGGATACTGATGAATGCCATGATTTACATGTTGAAATCCGAGAATTCTTCGAAGGCTTGTTCTTGAAGGTTGATAAAGAGTTCCCTCTTCTTCTGGTAGAGAAACAAGCGTTGAAtaaagctgaggaagaagagaagaagatt GACTATCATCGTGCAGCTGTAACCAGAGGTCTTTGCATGTCCGAAGAGCAACCTGTCACAATT ATAAAAAGAAGGCCAAGGATTGGACCGAACAACCAGCTAATAGAGATGGTTACAGAGACTCAAAGGGTGACTGGATGCGAGGTGACCGGGATTCTCATCTTATATGGATTTCCTAGGTTACTAACTGGATACATCTTGGCTCACGAGATGATGCATGCTTGGCTTAGACTCAACG GTTATAAGAATCTTAAGTTAGAGCTTGAAGAAGGATTATGCCAAGCATTAGGCCTCAGGTGGTTGGAGTCTCGGACATTTGCCTCTACTGATGCTGCTGCTTctgtagcttcttcttcttcttccccagcTCCTCCAGCCGTTAACACGTCAAAGAAAAGTGACGAGTGGTCTGATTTTGAGAAGAAGTTCGTAGAGTTTTGCATGAATCAGATCAAAGAAGATGATTCACCGGTCTACGGTCACGGATTCAAACAAGTTTACCAGATGATGGTTTCAAATAACTACAGCCTTAAGGGTACCCTCAAAGAGATCGTTAGCGTTTCCAAGGCTACACCAGATTCCAAGTTTTGA
- the LOC104727374 gene encoding pentatricopeptide repeat-containing protein At5g66631 gives MFSLVVFSNPVVVKPFNSVIIHQIRFFSRDPFPNKVQHYLYRATLIDSIRLSLRSTTSDTTLPSLLNHRNLDSFVVKNALRSSPSVASAWSIFKTLRQKKTHFSFETETLHAFATVLAKFQRSSELSSLIGVVNAGKFGQVHFSYMNLMNLYATAGDFDSVLKTWAEYNRCSGDEKKGCTESYNIVMQVHMRLGKDSEAVHTFDQMINEGGLPNSRTFTIMIEHLLKLGNLDAAMDVFKTLPLMRITRTLKHYSVLVEAFVDAQRFGEVKTLLAEMKADGKFPSRRMLEPLKRMREAGFEQETDEFLREMLPDERIKYISMYSMDSPSDSEDDEGDQHNDDVNETRVKLKPWLDPKALANSLKKWSSDAVTALEEANFVWTNLFVCKMLRNFRSPETAWSFFCWVAIQPGFTHDAYTIERMMAMLARNGQVELVDKLISKVRMEGIKLPFSTIRLIIDLYGISKKPDAAIKVFRQDRALCGSISDFNLMLLYSSLLRTLTKCKRNAEALETLEDMILTGVSPDIQTFSGLMYHFALQGEIQTVERLFSMVRQIGLEPDPYMLKLLVQAYCRCERSVLAYRVFQDMKESNMMPDEETKELLVKSLWREEKRKEAAAVEESYEEGNNNKKNSSNVLRLALKGHVWTISSTDIARVHNLYRDCVVKSSS, from the coding sequence ATGTTTTCTCTCGTCGTCTTCTCCAACCCTGTAGTCGTCAAGCCTTTTAACTCCGTGATCATCCATCAAATTCGATTCTTTTCCCGTGACCCATTCCCTAACAAAGTCCAGCACTACCTTTACCGAGCAACCCTCATCGACTCTATCCGTCTCAGCCTCCGCTCCACAACCTCAGACACGACGCTTCCTTCTCTTCTAAACCACCGTAATCTAGATTCCTTTGTCGTCAAGAACGCTTTACGCTCATCCCCATCTGTGGCTTCTGCTTGGTCTATCTTCAAAACTCTCaggcaaaaaaaaactcacttttcGTTCGAGACTGAGACGCTTCACGCCTTCGCCACTGTTCTTGCAAAGTTTCAGCGATCTTCAGAGCTTAGCTCTCTTATTGGAGTTGTCAATGCTGGTAAATTCGGCCAAGTTCATTTCAGCTATATGAACCTCATGAACTTGTACGCGACTGCTGGTGATTTCGACTCGGTTCTGAAGACGTGGGCCGAGTATAATAGATGCTCAGGAGATGAGAAGAAAGGCTGCACTGAGTCCTATAACATTGTGATGCAAGTTCACATGAGATTAGGTAAAGATTCTGAGGCTGTGCATACTTTTGATCAGATGATCAACGAAGGAGGGCTTCCGAATTCAAGAACATTCACCATCATGATTGAGCATCTTTTGAAATTAGGGAATCTTGATGCAGCCATGGATGTTTTCAAGACCTTGCCTTTGATGAGGATTACGCGGACTCTGAAGCACTATTCGGTTTTGGTTGAAGCGTTTGTTGATGCTCAACGGTTTGGTGAAGTCAAGACTCTGCTTGCTGAGATGAAAGCTGATGGGAAATTCCCAAGTAGACGTATGCTTGAGCCTCTGAAACGAATGAGGGAGGCTGGTTTTGAACAAGAAACAGACGAGTTCTTGAGAGAAATGTTGCCAGATGAGAGAATCAAGTACATTTCTATGTATTCTATGGATAGTCCCAGCGATAGCGAAGACGACGAAGGAGACCAACACAATGACGATGTTAATGAAACTCGAGTTAAGCTGAAGCCATGGCTAGACCCAAAGGCTTTAGCAAACTCGTTAAAGAAGTGGAGCTCTGATGCAGTCACTGCTTTGGAGGAAGCTAACTTCGTCTGGACAAATCTATTTGTCTGCAAGATGCTAAGAAACTTCAGATCACCTGAAACAGCATGGAGTTTCTTCTGCTGGGTGGCGATTCAACCCGGATTCACCCACGACGCCTACACGATTGAGAGAATGATGGCTATGTTAGCACGCAATGGCCAAGTTGAACTGGTCGATAAGCTTATCTCGAAAGTGAGAATGGAAGGGATCAAATTACCATTCAGCACCATTAGGCTGATCATTGATCTCTACGGAATTTCAAAGAAACCGGACGCAGCCATCAAGGTTTTCCGCCAAGACAGAGCTCTCTGCGGTTCGATATCGGATTTTAACCTCATGCTGTTGTACTCATCCCTCTTGAGAACATTAACAAAGTGCAAGAGAAACGCAGAAGCTTTGGAAACGCTAGAGGATATGATTTTGACAGGAGTGTCTCCTGATATCCAGACGTTCTCGGGTTTAATGTATCACTTTGCATTGCAGGGAGAGATCCAAACAGTGGAGAGACTTTTCTCAATGGTGAGACAGATTGGTCTTGAACCTGATCCTTACATGTTAAAGCTTCTTGTTCAAGCGTACTGCAGATGCGAAAGATCAGTGCTTGCTTACAGAGTGTTCCAAGACATGAAAGAATCGAATATGATGCCTGACGAAGAGACGAAAGAGCTGCTTGTTAAGAGTTTgtggagagaagagaagcgAAAAGAGGCGGCTGCGGTTGAAGAGAGCTACGAGGAAGGgaataacaataaaaagaatAGTAGTAACGTTTTGCGTTTGGCGCTGAAGGGTCATGTGTGGACCATTAGTTCTACAGACATCGCTCGAGTCCACAATCTCTACCGCGACTGCGTTGTAAAAAGTTCGAGTTAA